Proteins co-encoded in one Haladaptatus sp. ZSTT2 genomic window:
- a CDS encoding polysaccharide deacetylase family protein, producing MTFVTNSLSLPERPVNPQDTDPTFWLCLTHDVDRPYKRYQSLYYALKNRDPYHLQTLVPGHNPYWQFETIMELEADLGVRSAFYFLNEKRLFGDKHPREWIRPKSWQLYAGRYAITDPAIVDVIHRLDDGGWEVGIHGSYDSPTDLARLTYEKETLEAILGHEITGGRQHYLNLDVPTTWEYHAALGLKYDASLGSSSEYGFQHGYDIVRPFDDDFVVFPLTFMENAIPDPGVDFEYAWSECKAVLDEAAANNAVMTILWHPMKFAARDFPGQGELYKRIIEYAQELGAWIGPPRDLYEQLENSPDATTRVTSP from the coding sequence ATGACGTTCGTGACTAATTCACTCTCGCTCCCTGAGCGTCCTGTCAATCCTCAGGACACAGACCCAACGTTCTGGCTCTGTCTCACCCACGACGTAGACCGGCCGTACAAGCGGTATCAATCGCTCTACTACGCGCTCAAAAACCGCGACCCGTACCACCTGCAGACGCTGGTGCCGGGGCACAACCCCTACTGGCAGTTCGAGACCATCATGGAACTCGAAGCTGATCTCGGGGTGCGCTCTGCGTTCTACTTCCTGAACGAAAAGCGGCTGTTCGGGGACAAACACCCGCGCGAGTGGATTCGCCCGAAAAGCTGGCAGCTGTACGCCGGGCGATACGCGATTACCGACCCGGCCATCGTGGACGTCATCCACCGCTTAGACGACGGCGGCTGGGAGGTCGGGATACACGGCTCGTACGATTCGCCCACCGACCTCGCGCGACTCACCTACGAGAAAGAAACGCTCGAAGCCATCCTCGGCCACGAGATTACGGGCGGTCGACAGCACTACCTCAACCTCGACGTTCCGACGACGTGGGAGTACCACGCCGCCCTCGGGCTCAAGTACGACGCCTCGCTCGGATCAAGCAGCGAGTACGGCTTCCAGCACGGCTACGACATCGTCCGGCCGTTCGACGACGATTTCGTGGTGTTCCCGCTCACGTTCATGGAAAACGCCATCCCCGACCCCGGGGTGGACTTCGAGTACGCGTGGAGTGAGTGCAAGGCGGTTCTCGACGAAGCCGCAGCAAACAACGCCGTCATGACGATTCTCTGGCACCCGATGAAGTTCGCCGCCCGCGACTTCCCCGGCCAGGGAGAACTCTACAAACGCATCATCGAATACGCCCAGGAACTCGGCGCGTGGATTGGCCCGCCACGCGACCTGTATGAACAGTTAGAAAATTCGCCGGACGCGACCACCCGGGTCACGTCCCCCTGA
- a CDS encoding TrmB family transcriptional regulator yields the protein MTDDDTRRLLERLNLKEYEMQSLEHLLSLGRTTAPNLAEATGIPRARIYSVLDGLGDRGFIKIIPGRPKQYQPKAPAEILARAEENERQQFESYRASLDDIREEFLETFEPRYKRASEDIRPTEELFWAVDVGDPSETETRQLYHDATDTVSVLTKSFEYLPSIEPALVRALDRGVTLQVLFLHPDHLTEQNRDIQQARVDTLETAYPDVSIRYSEEKLPWRGTFIDPSMAYDSGRAILLVEELNVPLHMRQAAVTENGSFVAGLKRYFDLIWNYESVNDVGHSR from the coding sequence ATGACCGACGACGACACGCGGCGCTTGCTCGAACGGCTCAATCTCAAGGAGTATGAGATGCAGTCGCTCGAACATCTGCTGTCGCTCGGGCGCACCACAGCGCCAAATCTCGCTGAGGCGACGGGCATCCCCCGGGCACGCATCTACAGCGTCCTCGATGGCCTCGGTGACCGTGGGTTCATCAAAATCATTCCCGGGCGACCAAAGCAGTACCAACCAAAAGCACCCGCTGAAATCCTCGCCCGTGCGGAGGAAAACGAGCGCCAGCAGTTCGAGTCGTATCGTGCCTCGCTCGACGACATCCGCGAGGAGTTTCTCGAAACCTTCGAGCCACGCTACAAACGCGCGAGCGAGGACATCCGCCCGACCGAAGAGCTGTTCTGGGCGGTCGACGTGGGCGACCCGAGTGAGACAGAAACCCGCCAGTTGTACCACGATGCAACAGACACCGTGTCCGTCCTCACCAAGAGCTTCGAGTACCTGCCGAGCATCGAACCCGCCCTCGTGCGAGCCCTCGACCGCGGCGTCACACTCCAAGTGCTGTTCCTCCATCCCGACCACCTCACCGAGCAAAACCGCGACATCCAACAGGCACGGGTTGACACGCTCGAAACGGCGTATCCAGACGTTTCGATTCGCTATAGCGAAGAAAAGCTGCCGTGGCGCGGCACGTTCATCGACCCGAGTATGGCCTACGATTCGGGTCGCGCCATCTTACTCGTCGAAGAGCTTAACGTCCCCCTCCACATGCGGCAGGCAGCTGTCACGGAAAACGGCTCGTTCGTCGCGGGGCTGAAGCGCTATTTCGACCTCATCTGGAACTACGAAAGCGTCAATGACGTTGGCCACTCCCGGTAA
- a CDS encoding glycosyltransferase, producing the protein MTQQILMQKEDSVQDDEQLRVLNLVTSSESTFFRQQVRSLEDRGVSCTNLAVSPKRPKTDEKTETRPVTDYIRFFGTATKESFGEYDLIHANSGLIAPAAVFQPNLPVVLSLWGSDLMGKFGPVSKFCARHADEVIVMSAEMAELLGQDCHIIPHGVDTERFKPMDKAAARAELGWEQDETYVLFPYAASKSVKNYPRAARVVDAVREQYDGTLNLQTVFRVPHEQMPLYMNAADVLLLTSHREGSPNATKEALACNTPVVSAAVGDVRDQLRGISPSAVGETDEELIDGLLSVLESTKEPNAREKVLKEMSAERMGERIHEVYELALAKQ; encoded by the coding sequence ATGACACAACAGATTCTCATGCAGAAAGAAGACAGCGTACAGGACGACGAACAGCTCCGGGTGCTGAACCTCGTGACGAGCAGCGAGTCGACGTTCTTCAGACAGCAGGTTCGCTCCCTCGAAGATCGCGGCGTCTCGTGTACGAACCTCGCCGTCTCTCCAAAGCGGCCGAAAACGGACGAGAAAACCGAAACCCGTCCCGTCACCGACTACATCAGATTCTTTGGAACCGCAACCAAGGAGTCGTTCGGTGAGTACGACCTCATCCACGCCAACTCCGGGTTGATTGCGCCTGCGGCAGTGTTCCAGCCAAACCTTCCCGTGGTGCTCTCACTGTGGGGCTCTGACCTCATGGGCAAGTTCGGGCCGGTGAGTAAGTTCTGCGCCCGACACGCAGACGAAGTCATCGTGATGTCAGCAGAGATGGCGGAGTTGCTCGGTCAAGACTGCCACATCATCCCGCACGGCGTGGACACAGAACGGTTCAAACCCATGGACAAAGCCGCCGCACGCGCCGAGCTTGGCTGGGAACAAGACGAAACCTACGTCCTGTTCCCCTACGCGGCGTCGAAAAGCGTGAAAAACTATCCGCGTGCAGCGCGCGTGGTGGACGCCGTCCGCGAGCAGTACGACGGCACGCTCAACCTGCAGACGGTGTTCCGTGTGCCCCACGAGCAGATGCCCCTCTACATGAACGCCGCGGACGTGCTGTTGCTCACCTCACACCGCGAAGGCTCGCCAAACGCGACCAAAGAGGCGCTCGCGTGCAACACGCCCGTCGTCTCCGCCGCGGTTGGCGACGTGCGCGACCAACTGCGTGGCATCTCGCCGTCTGCCGTCGGTGAAACCGACGAGGAACTCATCGATGGACTGCTCTCGGTGCTCGAATCCACCAAAGAGCCAAACGCGCGTGAGAAAGTGCTCAAGGAGATGAGCGCAGAGCGCATGGGCGAGCGCATCCACGAAGTGTACGAACTCGCGCTCGCAAAGCAGTAA
- a CDS encoding FkbM family methyltransferase has translation MSRVWQFVEAAGLAPLARKSYLLVRAAPKGWRHRGQVGDVTAEFATTSLLEYQRVTTLFGEEDILAALLADLDGDEVVWDIGANVGIYACFIANKLTTGIVVGFEPEPVNEARLHANLEANAPSERWQTSSVALTDDDGPGRMASADDRAKGAEAGAGHHYLAPDGWLPVECRRGETAITEGVPAPTVLKIDVQGAEMKVLEGMGDALADVSLIYAELHTEKCPQRYGTTVEEVEQFLTDAGFTLTNLGTPAGSREGVYYVRAARSS, from the coding sequence ATGAGCCGCGTTTGGCAGTTCGTCGAGGCTGCGGGGCTCGCCCCGCTCGCCCGGAAAAGCTACCTGCTGGTGCGCGCTGCCCCGAAAGGGTGGCGACATCGCGGTCAGGTTGGCGACGTCACGGCTGAGTTTGCGACCACGTCGCTGCTCGAATACCAGCGGGTGACGACGCTGTTCGGTGAAGAAGACATCCTCGCTGCGCTCCTTGCGGACTTAGACGGCGACGAGGTCGTCTGGGATATCGGCGCAAACGTCGGCATCTACGCCTGCTTCATCGCGAACAAACTCACCACTGGGATCGTCGTTGGCTTCGAACCGGAGCCAGTGAACGAAGCCCGCCTGCACGCCAACCTCGAAGCAAACGCCCCATCCGAACGGTGGCAGACCTCGTCGGTTGCGCTCACAGACGACGATGGCCCCGGCCGGATGGCGTCTGCAGACGACCGGGCGAAGGGCGCAGAGGCGGGGGCGGGCCACCACTATCTCGCTCCCGATGGCTGGCTGCCCGTCGAGTGTCGGCGCGGCGAGACGGCCATCACGGAGGGGGTTCCCGCGCCTACCGTGTTGAAAATCGACGTCCAAGGCGCGGAGATGAAGGTGTTAGAAGGGATGGGTGATGCGCTCGCAGACGTCTCGCTCATCTACGCTGAACTCCACACCGAAAAGTGCCCGCAGCGGTACGGAACGACCGTTGAGGAAGTCGAACAGTTCCTCACGGACGCCGGATTCACCCTCACGAACCTGGGTACGCCAGCCGGGAGTCGAGAGGGCGTCTACTACGTGCGGGCGGCTCGCAGTTCGTGA
- a CDS encoding flippase: MSAKNDNLLALLASSALIFLGVGLSSVSRFAERIVIARTFTPAVYGEVTIGLAIMSVGLTIALIGLNHGMPRFVSRYDDPAEIRGVWLVGFAASMITSLLMAVALYLNMDLLTTYLFDDAVSTDLLTIFILLIPVNVGVNIGVGFLRGMENTKYKFYSEDLIRPGVRLLLLIGILTMGFSIIAVGYAYAIASVLGLFVVHYFSNRLVPLYGPVKTHTREIVAYSIPLTLAMFLTILLTQMDTLMVGFFRSSAEVGLYNAAYPLASSLMLFVSAFGYLYLPIVSRLDSEGNYEDISSIYRVTTKWGFIASFPAFAAVFIFSSELLTMFFSPEYAPAGLALTILSLGFLTDAAMGHNRTTLAALGYTTHMLFADVITLTLNLLLNVYLIPRYGFVGAAVATTAAYVARNTVVYFVLKLKFGITPFSRITVTTYLVVPLVLGPIAYLLSTVMTLTPLTFVVFVVAIGLAELVVITLAGCLQPEDAVFLDFVEKSIGRELTFLRNYLPTPVEE; this comes from the coding sequence ATGTCTGCAAAGAATGATAACCTCTTAGCGCTCCTTGCGAGTTCGGCGCTCATCTTCCTCGGCGTCGGGCTCTCATCGGTATCCCGATTCGCAGAGCGCATCGTCATCGCTCGCACGTTCACGCCCGCGGTCTACGGCGAGGTGACCATTGGCCTCGCAATCATGTCCGTTGGCCTCACCATCGCGCTCATCGGTCTCAATCACGGCATGCCCAGATTCGTCTCGCGCTACGACGACCCCGCGGAAATCCGCGGCGTGTGGCTCGTTGGCTTCGCTGCCTCGATGATCACGAGCCTGCTCATGGCAGTCGCGCTCTACCTGAACATGGACCTGCTCACGACGTACCTGTTCGACGATGCCGTCTCGACTGACCTGCTCACCATCTTCATCCTCCTCATCCCCGTGAACGTCGGCGTCAACATCGGCGTTGGCTTCCTCCGGGGCATGGAGAACACGAAGTACAAATTCTACTCAGAAGACCTTATCCGTCCGGGCGTCCGCCTACTGTTGCTCATCGGAATTCTCACGATGGGCTTTTCCATCATCGCGGTTGGCTACGCCTACGCCATCGCCTCCGTGCTCGGACTGTTCGTGGTGCACTACTTCTCGAACCGGCTCGTCCCGTTGTACGGCCCAGTGAAGACCCACACCCGGGAAATCGTCGCCTACTCGATTCCGCTCACGCTTGCGATGTTCCTGACCATCTTGCTCACGCAGATGGACACGCTCATGGTCGGTTTCTTCCGCTCGTCTGCGGAGGTCGGCCTCTACAACGCCGCCTACCCGCTTGCGAGCAGCCTGATGCTGTTCGTTTCCGCGTTTGGCTACCTCTACTTGCCAATCGTCTCGCGGCTCGACTCTGAGGGCAACTATGAGGACATCTCCTCGATCTACCGGGTGACGACCAAGTGGGGCTTTATCGCCTCATTCCCGGCGTTCGCCGCCGTGTTCATCTTTTCGAGTGAACTGCTCACGATGTTCTTCTCGCCCGAATACGCCCCCGCGGGTCTCGCGCTCACCATCCTCTCGCTTGGCTTCCTCACGGACGCCGCGATGGGCCACAACCGTACGACGCTCGCCGCACTCGGCTACACGACCCACATGCTGTTCGCGGACGTCATCACACTCACGCTCAACTTGCTGTTGAACGTCTACCTGATCCCGCGCTACGGCTTCGTGGGCGCGGCGGTCGCTACCACGGCAGCCTACGTCGCCCGCAACACCGTCGTCTACTTCGTGTTGAAGCTGAAGTTCGGCATCACGCCGTTTTCGCGTATCACCGTCACCACCTACCTCGTGGTGCCCCTCGTCCTCGGGCCGATTGCGTACCTGCTCTCGACGGTGATGACGCTCACGCCGCTCACGTTCGTCGTATTCGTCGTCGCCATCGGCCTCGCAGAACTCGTCGTCATCACGCTCGCTGGCTGCCTCCAGCCTGAGGACGCCGTGTTCTTAGACTTCGTCGAGAAGTCGATTGGCAGGGAACTCACGTTCCTCAGAAACTACCTGCCAACGCCCGTAGAAGAGTAG
- a CDS encoding GNAT family N-acetyltransferase gives MSVPRTASSLDYTSDEYSIRWYDERDREAFLNLYNLAFSGCTPEWFAWKYEQLPYADFVPIIVAEKDGEIGGFRPVLPLPIQVGNETVMALQLIDLMVHPDHRRQGLMTKMYEWMRDECWDDYAATFTYANEPSRRGMMKMNDERWTHHDLGQFDKYERIHNFTAFTTDEHPPALQFGAKVANPVGTLKLRVQDMLKLTDNDIVVTRHDSVRTDILLEIHERVHTDQPHVRRDAEFYNWRFAEPDTEFVMYSASRNGVREAAIVVGFEQTSEGPMTANLTEILPLAGGFELGAAFSCLLSRITSEFDFVDHISATGNVIPHRILAAHGFARWNSYPLSKFIEPTSFLVCPLGGLDHSQPGIEAALVNPLGWNMSYCERLFG, from the coding sequence ATGTCCGTCCCACGTACGGCATCGAGTCTCGACTACACCAGTGACGAATATTCAATTAGATGGTACGATGAGCGCGACCGAGAGGCGTTTCTCAACCTGTACAATCTCGCGTTCAGCGGCTGTACGCCCGAGTGGTTCGCGTGGAAGTACGAACAGCTTCCCTACGCGGATTTCGTCCCCATCATCGTCGCGGAGAAAGACGGCGAGATTGGGGGTTTCCGGCCGGTGTTGCCCCTCCCGATTCAGGTAGGCAATGAGACAGTCATGGCCCTCCAGCTCATCGACCTGATGGTACACCCAGACCACCGCCGCCAGGGGCTGATGACGAAGATGTACGAGTGGATGCGAGACGAGTGCTGGGACGACTACGCCGCGACGTTCACCTACGCAAACGAGCCCTCACGCCGAGGGATGATGAAGATGAACGACGAGCGCTGGACACACCACGACCTCGGCCAGTTCGACAAGTACGAACGGATTCACAACTTTACGGCGTTCACCACCGACGAACACCCACCAGCCCTCCAGTTCGGCGCGAAGGTCGCAAACCCGGTTGGCACGCTCAAACTCCGCGTGCAAGACATGCTCAAGCTCACGGACAACGACATCGTCGTCACGCGCCACGACTCGGTTCGGACAGACATCCTGCTCGAAATTCACGAGAGGGTACACACAGACCAGCCACACGTCCGCCGGGACGCGGAGTTCTACAACTGGCGGTTTGCCGAACCCGACACGGAGTTCGTTATGTACTCTGCCAGCCGCAACGGCGTGCGAGAGGCAGCGATCGTCGTGGGCTTCGAACAGACCAGTGAGGGGCCAATGACGGCCAACCTGACGGAGATTTTACCGCTCGCAGGCGGCTTCGAACTCGGCGCGGCGTTCTCGTGTCTCCTCTCGCGCATCACCTCGGAGTTTGACTTCGTTGACCACATCAGCGCGACTGGCAACGTCATCCCCCACCGAATCCTCGCGGCCCACGGCTTCGCCCGCTGGAACTCCTACCCGCTCTCTAAGTTCATCGAACCGACGTCATTCCTCGTCTGCCCGCTCGGCGGACTCGACCACTCACAGCCGGGTATCGAGGCGGCGCTCGTGAACCCGTTAGGATGGAACATGTCGTATTGCGAACGGCTGTTCGGCTAA
- a CDS encoding GNAT family N-acetyltransferase gives MSLKGNVQTAVTDSEEYTIRWYKPRDRAAFIDLYSLAFASRGEEWFRWKYEQNPYAERVPIIVAEKDGEIGAVRPFIPLLLRVADNTVPVIQLADLVVHPDHRRQGLMTTLSRWMKTNCWDDYAATFTYATQAARDGILKMQAERWTDHDLGPFVKYERLNNVAAFVGDDHSRSVRLGATLATPAYRLKHRIGDRLASVDPTIRVVRHESVPVSLLASLYKTAVPETAHILRDETFYNWRFAEPGREFVTYVAMRDALPIAAIVVGTDHLTESPSTAQLVEVLPLAGSEARVPEFSALVSHITRDYGTVDHLCATNGTLSRNVLSAHGFSPTDSFPLSKLATPSYLLVCPLGGSADDAVVTEGLTRHNGWNTTYCERLLG, from the coding sequence ATGTCACTTAAAGGGAACGTCCAAACTGCAGTTACGGACAGCGAGGAGTACACGATTCGGTGGTACAAACCTCGGGATAGAGCGGCGTTTATCGACCTCTATTCGCTCGCATTCGCCAGCCGCGGCGAGGAGTGGTTTCGGTGGAAATACGAGCAAAACCCGTACGCAGAGCGCGTCCCCATCATCGTCGCGGAGAAAGACGGCGAGATTGGCGCGGTTCGGCCCTTCATCCCGCTTTTGCTCCGTGTGGCAGACAACACCGTCCCCGTGATCCAACTGGCCGACCTCGTTGTCCACCCTGACCACCGCAGACAGGGGCTGATGACGACGCTTTCACGCTGGATGAAAACTAACTGCTGGGACGACTACGCCGCGACGTTCACCTACGCGACGCAAGCGGCGCGCGATGGCATTCTCAAGATGCAAGCCGAGCGGTGGACCGACCACGACCTCGGCCCGTTCGTCAAATACGAACGCCTGAACAACGTCGCTGCGTTCGTTGGAGATGACCACTCGCGTTCGGTCCGCCTCGGCGCGACCCTCGCCACGCCCGCCTACCGACTCAAACACCGCATCGGTGACCGCCTCGCCAGCGTCGACCCGACGATTCGCGTCGTTCGCCACGAGTCGGTGCCCGTCTCGTTGCTCGCGAGCCTCTACAAGACGGCCGTGCCAGAAACCGCACACATCCTGCGCGACGAAACGTTCTACAACTGGCGGTTTGCCGAACCGGGACGGGAGTTCGTTACCTACGTTGCGATGCGCGACGCGCTGCCGATCGCTGCCATCGTCGTCGGCACCGACCACCTCACCGAGTCGCCCTCGACCGCACAGCTCGTCGAGGTGTTGCCACTCGCCGGTAGCGAGGCGCGGGTCCCCGAGTTCTCCGCACTCGTTTCACACATCACGCGCGACTATGGCACGGTTGACCACCTCTGTGCGACGAACGGGACACTCTCTCGGAACGTGCTCTCAGCCCACGGCTTTTCGCCAACCGATTCCTTCCCGCTCTCGAAGCTCGCCACTCCTTCGTACCTGCTCGTTTGCCCGCTCGGCGGCTCGGCAGACGACGCCGTAGTTACTGAGGGCCTGACACGACACAACGGCTGGAACACGACCTACTGCGAACGGTTGTTGGGCTGA
- a CDS encoding alkaline phosphatase family protein, with product MKTNTELNSRAFVLGLDGVPWDLIEEWVGEGELKHFGTVMREGAAGPLTSTVPATTPLAWPSIATGVRPDKHGIYGFRRLTENYTHQVYTGNDVKQPTLWEMLSPAIVGNVPMTYPAREINGTIVAGMMTPQIGEGFTYPPSLSDEITTRIPDYQIALDWSQYLDSKDEFLPDLNALVQNRRELMRLLMADDDWRLFFFVYTAPDRLQHIIWEEDILLEHYRYLDDILGEVMAYVEAHDATLYIVSDHGFGPIEKKVAVNRVLANEGLLTQRKQKGVRGTLSKLGITKDGVMGVLSRLGIDDEMVVDHLPQSVTAQVAKQIPGAHFLFDVDHSNTTAFVYSFGHVYVNDTRRFEQGIVDPTEIPAVKRQLRSVFEGLTDPETGEHVLRVTDGKEEYPTDPTAPDLIVEPLPRYDIATALSEEIFTPTPMAGNHLPEGIFLAWGSDIAAGSRPTDATVYDVAPTVLHGLSEAIPDNTDGRVLREIFTPESIPATAEIREKAYAKGEVIATVDEDFSDVENRLRGLGYIE from the coding sequence ATGAAAACAAATACTGAACTGAACTCAAGAGCATTCGTTCTTGGACTAGACGGGGTACCGTGGGATTTGATAGAAGAATGGGTTGGAGAGGGAGAACTCAAGCACTTCGGAACGGTGATGCGAGAAGGGGCGGCAGGTCCACTCACGAGCACGGTACCAGCAACGACGCCGCTCGCGTGGCCCTCGATTGCAACGGGTGTCAGACCCGATAAACACGGTATCTACGGGTTCCGCCGGCTCACAGAAAACTACACCCATCAGGTGTACACCGGCAACGACGTGAAACAGCCCACACTCTGGGAGATGCTCTCACCGGCCATCGTCGGGAATGTGCCGATGACCTATCCGGCGCGTGAAATCAACGGAACCATCGTCGCCGGGATGATGACGCCGCAGATTGGCGAGGGGTTCACCTATCCGCCGTCTCTGAGCGACGAAATTACGACCCGAATTCCGGACTACCAAATCGCCCTCGATTGGAGCCAGTATCTGGACTCGAAAGACGAGTTTCTGCCAGATCTAAACGCCCTCGTCCAGAATCGAAGAGAGTTGATGCGCCTGCTCATGGCAGACGACGACTGGCGACTGTTCTTCTTCGTGTACACGGCTCCAGACCGCCTCCAACACATCATTTGGGAAGAGGACATCCTCCTCGAACACTACCGGTACTTAGACGACATCCTCGGTGAGGTCATGGCGTACGTCGAGGCTCACGACGCGACGCTGTACATCGTCTCCGACCACGGCTTTGGGCCCATCGAAAAGAAAGTCGCAGTCAATCGCGTACTCGCAAATGAGGGGCTGCTCACCCAGCGAAAGCAAAAAGGTGTCCGTGGAACGCTCTCTAAACTTGGAATCACCAAAGACGGGGTGATGGGTGTGCTCTCCCGGCTTGGCATCGACGACGAGATGGTCGTAGACCACCTCCCACAGTCGGTGACGGCGCAGGTGGCAAAGCAGATTCCCGGCGCACACTTCCTGTTCGATGTCGACCACTCGAACACGACAGCGTTCGTTTACTCGTTCGGTCACGTCTATGTAAACGACACGCGGAGATTCGAGCAGGGAATCGTCGATCCGACCGAAATTCCGGCCGTCAAGCGCCAGCTCAGGTCGGTGTTCGAAGGACTCACTGACCCTGAGACTGGCGAGCACGTCCTGCGGGTGACCGATGGTAAAGAGGAGTATCCCACGGATCCGACCGCACCAGACCTCATCGTTGAGCCACTCCCGCGGTACGATATCGCAACGGCACTCTCAGAGGAGATATTCACGCCGACACCAATGGCAGGAAACCACCTCCCAGAAGGGATCTTCCTCGCGTGGGGTTCCGACATCGCTGCCGGCAGTCGGCCAACCGACGCAACCGTCTACGACGTTGCACCGACTGTCCTCCACGGGCTCAGCGAAGCGATTCCCGACAATACGGATGGACGAGTACTCCGTGAAATCTTCACGCCCGAATCCATTCCCGCAACGGCCGAAATACGCGAAAAAGCGTACGCCAAAGGAGAGGTCATTGCGACCGTCGACGAGGATTTCTCCGATGTAGAGAACCGACTCCGTGGGCTCGGCTACATCGAGTAA
- a CDS encoding carboxylate--amine ligase: MGHKVLVLDGQGPNSLALCRTLGQKGVSVISGGYTKYLPGMLSKYTAGSYIHPDVSEDESVFVDHLYEHLASNDYAAVFAVTDVMTTVLSRHKERLESTGTKVGAEDWETHLNANDKKRLFELADGLPIPSPRTFSPQSLADVAEIDKDRDYTVVIKPRRTTFTTDSGQSTTNRMSGVNYVGPEEDLVERFEEIIGKWSGRQFEYPLVQEFIDGVETMATVGLAHEGELVTFFQHKKYRVYPPSGGIGAVRQGTWEPRMKVYADEIVRALDWNGPVHVEFMKMPDGDFYLLEVNGRYWGSLALTINSGVDVPWLHYKQLTGQFPFDKPRAEQPVVATSGGVDIANWQTIPEPEYRTDVKQRKLFYTDIMWLREQLSRNQYQALIPFTTSFFTTRDVFLNLDDPLPFLGLIPRSLKVRSNRKKGISVYDR; this comes from the coding sequence ATGGGGCACAAAGTTCTCGTCCTTGATGGACAGGGACCAAATTCGCTGGCGTTGTGTCGGACGCTTGGGCAGAAGGGGGTTTCGGTGATTTCGGGTGGCTACACCAAATATCTGCCTGGAATGCTTTCTAAGTATACTGCTGGATCGTATATTCATCCAGACGTTTCAGAAGACGAGAGCGTATTCGTTGACCATCTGTACGAGCATTTAGCCTCGAATGACTACGCGGCGGTGTTCGCCGTAACGGACGTGATGACCACTGTTCTGTCGCGGCACAAAGAGCGGCTTGAATCGACGGGCACGAAAGTGGGGGCAGAAGACTGGGAGACCCACCTCAACGCGAACGACAAAAAGCGGTTGTTCGAGTTGGCAGACGGGTTGCCAATCCCGAGCCCGAGGACGTTCTCGCCGCAGTCGCTTGCGGATGTCGCGGAAATCGACAAAGACCGCGATTATACGGTCGTCATCAAACCGCGCCGGACGACGTTCACCACGGACAGTGGCCAGTCGACGACGAATCGGATGTCGGGGGTCAACTACGTCGGCCCCGAGGAAGACCTCGTCGAACGCTTCGAGGAGATTATCGGCAAGTGGTCGGGACGCCAATTCGAGTACCCACTCGTCCAAGAGTTCATAGACGGTGTCGAGACCATGGCGACGGTCGGTCTCGCACACGAAGGCGAGTTGGTGACGTTCTTCCAGCACAAGAAGTATCGAGTCTATCCACCTTCCGGTGGGATCGGCGCTGTCAGACAGGGGACGTGGGAGCCGCGGATGAAAGTCTACGCAGACGAAATCGTCCGGGCGCTCGACTGGAACGGGCCGGTACACGTCGAGTTCATGAAGATGCCAGACGGCGACTTCTACCTGCTCGAGGTGAACGGTCGCTACTGGGGGTCGCTCGCGCTCACCATCAACAGCGGCGTTGACGTGCCGTGGCTTCACTACAAGCAACTGACCGGCCAGTTCCCCTTCGACAAGCCGCGTGCCGAACAGCCCGTCGTGGCGACGAGTGGCGGCGTCGATATCGCCAACTGGCAGACGATTCCGGAGCCAGAGTATCGGACGGACGTCAAACAGCGAAAGCTGTTCTACACGGACATCATGTGGCTGCGAGAGCAGCTCTCGCGCAACCAATACCAGGCGCTCATCCCGTTCACGACGTCGTTTTTCACGACGCGCGATGTGTTCCTCAACCTTGACGACCCGCTGCCCTTCCTCGGGCTCATCCCGCGCTCGCTTAAGGTGCGGTCGAACCGGAAGAAAGGTATCTCCGTCTACGACCGATGA